The following proteins are encoded in a genomic region of Hippocampus zosterae strain Florida chromosome 2, ASM2543408v3, whole genome shotgun sequence:
- the LOC127595558 gene encoding lens fiber major intrinsic protein-like translates to MWEFRSMSFWRAVFAEFFGTMFFVFFGLGAALRWTTGPHHILHVALCFGLAAATLIQSIGHISGGHINPAVTFAYLVGAQLSLFRAFFYIIAQCLGAVAGAAVLYGVTPGNVRGNLSMNTLQPGVSLGMATTVEVFLTMQLVVCIFAVTDDRRNGRLGSAALSIGFSITIGHLMGMYYTGAGMNPARSFAPAVLFRNFVNHWVYWVGPIIGAAMGALLYDFILFPRMRGLSERLATLKGSRPPERETQQDTRGEPIELKTQAL, encoded by the exons ATGTGGGAGTTCCGGTCCATGAGTTTTTGGCGGGCAGTCTTCGCAGAGTTCTTTGGGACCATGTTCTTTGTATTTTTCGGTCTGGGGGCCGCCCTgcgctggaccaccgggccgcatcACATTCTCCATGTGGCCTTGTGCTTTGGCTTGGCAGCTGCCACCCTCATCCAATCTATTGGCCACATTAGCGGCGGTCATATTAACCCCGCCGTTACTTTCGCCTACCTGGTTGGGGCCCAGCTGTCTCTTTTCCGTGCTTTTTTCTACATTATTGCTCAGTGCCTCGGTGCGGTGGCCGGCGCTGCCGTGCTGTACGGGGTCACGCCTGGCAATGTGAGGGGCAACCTCTCAATGAACACG CTGCAACCCGGCGTCAGTCTGGGGATGGCCACCACTGTGGAGGTGTTCCTTACCATGCAGCTCGTGGTGTGCATTTTCGCCGTGACCGACGACAGAAGAAACGGTCGCCTGGGTTCCGCCGCCCTCTCGATCGGCTTCTCCATCACCATCGGACATCTGATGGGG ATGTACTACACGGGTGCCGGCATGAACCCTGCCAGGTCCTTTGCTCCGGCGGTCCTGTTCAGAAACTTCGTCAACCACTGG GTCTATTGGGTGGGACCCATCATCGGTGCAGCCATGGGTGCCCTCCTGTACGATTTCATTCTGTTCCCACGTATGAGGGGTCTGTCCGAGCGCCTGGCCACGTTGAAGGGCAGTCGACCCCCGGAGAGGGAGACCCAGCAGGACACCCGCGGGGAGCCCATCGAGCTCAAGACGCAAGCCTTGTAA